From Desulforhopalus sp., one genomic window encodes:
- the lat gene encoding L-lysine 6-transaminase: protein MVIKAQDVKKVIGRHLLADGMDIIVDLEKSKGSWLVDQRNGDRYLDCFSMFASMAVGYNHDDLLAIQDRLGAVAIQKPANSDSYSAPMAEFLQTFEKYAMPAYLPHVFFIEGGTLAVENALKAAFDWKVKKNFGHGFQGEIGSKIIHFQQAFHGRSGYTLSLTNTADPRKTKYFPKFPWPRIINPKLTFPLTETNLAAVRALEERALAMIEEHIDREGSDIAGLIIEPIQGEGGDNHFRDEFFTALRRICDENEILFIMDEVQTGIGLTGKFWAHEHFSCRPDIISFGKKTQVCGILASSRLDEVRDNVFTEPSRINSTFGGNLVDMARCSAILKIIDKERLVDNARLRGRELLQGLENLCSEFPDIISNARGLGLMCAFDLADAQKRNTFRAKMLREKLIVIGCGSSSIRFRPHLIITREEVAMVLQIIRSILLKMHHKPATMKTAKGK, encoded by the coding sequence ATGGTGATCAAAGCTCAGGATGTAAAAAAGGTAATCGGCAGGCATCTCCTGGCCGACGGCATGGATATCATCGTCGATCTTGAAAAATCAAAAGGCAGCTGGCTGGTCGACCAACGCAACGGCGACCGCTACCTCGATTGCTTTTCGATGTTCGCCTCCATGGCGGTCGGTTACAACCATGACGATCTGCTGGCCATTCAGGACAGGCTTGGCGCCGTCGCCATCCAAAAACCGGCCAATTCCGATTCCTACTCGGCACCGATGGCGGAATTTCTGCAGACCTTTGAAAAATACGCCATGCCTGCCTATCTGCCCCATGTCTTCTTCATTGAGGGCGGCACCCTGGCGGTTGAAAACGCCCTCAAGGCGGCCTTTGACTGGAAGGTAAAGAAAAACTTCGGGCACGGCTTTCAGGGAGAGATCGGCAGCAAAATCATTCACTTCCAGCAGGCCTTCCATGGCCGGTCCGGTTATACCCTATCGCTGACCAATACCGCCGACCCGCGTAAAACCAAGTACTTCCCGAAGTTTCCCTGGCCGCGGATCATCAACCCGAAACTGACCTTTCCCCTGACCGAGACAAACCTGGCGGCAGTCCGCGCTCTGGAAGAGCGTGCCCTCGCCATGATCGAGGAGCATATCGACCGGGAGGGCAGCGACATCGCCGGACTGATCATCGAACCGATTCAAGGCGAGGGGGGCGACAACCACTTCCGCGACGAATTTTTTACGGCACTGCGCCGGATATGCGATGAAAACGAGATCCTCTTCATCATGGACGAGGTGCAAACCGGTATCGGCCTTACCGGCAAATTCTGGGCCCACGAGCACTTTAGCTGCAGACCGGATATCATCTCCTTCGGCAAGAAAACCCAGGTGTGCGGCATCCTCGCCTCATCGCGTCTCGACGAGGTGAGGGACAACGTCTTCACCGAACCGAGCCGGATCAACTCGACCTTCGGCGGCAACCTCGTCGATATGGCGCGCTGTTCGGCCATCCTGAAAATTATTGACAAGGAACGGCTCGTTGACAATGCCCGGCTGCGCGGCCGGGAACTGCTGCAGGGTCTGGAGAATTTATGCAGTGAATTCCCGGATATCATCAGCAATGCTAGGGGCCTCGGACTGATGTGCGCCTTTGATCTCGCCGACGCGCAAAAACGCAACACCTTCCGAGCCAAGATGTTGCGGGAGAAACTGATCGTCATCGGCTGTGGCTCAAGCAGTATCAGGTTCCGGCCACATCTGATCATCACCAGGGAGGAGGTTGCGATGGTCCTGCAGATCATCCGGTCCATTCTCCTGAAAATGCACCATAAACCCGCAACGATGAAAACCGCAAAGGGCAAATAA
- a CDS encoding aldehyde dehydrogenase family protein gives MNFLDALYLEKTMPGSSTGTQWLTNKGRKKITAISPVDGEAFANIIKATPSDYEQVMAEAAKVFPLWRATPAPKRGEIVRQIGLRLRDFKLPLGTLISHETGKSLQEGLGEVQEVIDICDYCIGQSRMLYGMTTVSERPDHRLFEQYHPLGVVAIITAFNFPVAVWGWNAMIAAICGDVTVWKPSSKACVSAIAVQKIIARVLEQNGLPEGIFSLVIGDRGSIGDKIVSDRRIPLVSFTGSVDSGRGVAAKVGQRLGRTILELGGNNAIIITEHADLRLAVPAVVFGAVGTAGQRCTTTRRLLVHESRYEEVKAQLCRAYGSLKIGNPLLEANHLGPLIDKDAIKAFQKAIKAITGQGGTILFGGNVLKGPEFSSGCYVEPTLAEVPGHLPIVCKETFAPILYLLRYGGGVENAIALNNEVDQGLSSAIFSTNLQEVETFLSARGSDCGIANVNIGTSGAEIGGAFGGEKDTGGGRESGSDAWKAYMRRQTVTVNYGSGLPLAQGIKFAIEEDL, from the coding sequence ATGAACTTTCTCGACGCACTCTACCTCGAAAAAACCATGCCCGGCAGTTCGACCGGCACACAATGGCTGACCAATAAGGGCAGAAAGAAGATTACCGCCATCTCCCCGGTTGACGGCGAGGCCTTCGCCAACATCATCAAGGCCACCCCCAGCGATTACGAGCAGGTCATGGCCGAAGCGGCCAAGGTTTTTCCCCTCTGGCGAGCCACACCGGCACCAAAGCGGGGTGAGATCGTCCGGCAGATCGGCCTGCGGCTGCGCGATTTCAAACTGCCGCTCGGTACCCTCATCTCCCATGAAACCGGCAAGTCCCTGCAGGAAGGTCTCGGCGAGGTGCAGGAGGTAATCGATATCTGCGATTACTGCATCGGCCAATCACGCATGCTCTACGGCATGACAACCGTCTCCGAGCGGCCAGACCACCGTCTCTTTGAACAATATCATCCCCTTGGAGTTGTAGCGATTATCACCGCCTTTAACTTTCCGGTGGCGGTCTGGGGCTGGAACGCGATGATTGCCGCCATCTGCGGCGACGTCACGGTATGGAAACCGTCGTCGAAGGCCTGCGTTTCGGCCATTGCCGTACAAAAGATCATCGCCAGGGTTCTGGAACAGAACGGTCTGCCGGAGGGCATCTTCTCCCTGGTCATCGGCGACCGGGGCAGCATCGGTGACAAGATTGTCAGCGACCGGCGCATTCCCCTGGTTTCCTTTACCGGCTCGGTGGATTCGGGCCGGGGTGTCGCGGCAAAGGTCGGCCAGCGCCTCGGCAGAACCATCCTCGAACTGGGCGGCAACAATGCCATCATCATCACCGAGCACGCCGACCTGCGTCTAGCGGTGCCGGCGGTGGTTTTCGGGGCAGTCGGCACCGCCGGGCAGCGCTGCACCACCACCAGACGTCTGCTCGTCCATGAATCGCGCTATGAAGAGGTCAAGGCCCAGCTGTGCCGGGCCTACGGTTCGCTGAAAATCGGCAATCCCCTCCTTGAGGCAAACCACCTCGGCCCCCTCATCGACAAGGATGCAATCAAGGCCTTTCAGAAGGCCATCAAGGCGATAACCGGTCAGGGCGGCACGATTCTTTTCGGCGGCAATGTCCTGAAGGGCCCGGAATTTTCCTCCGGCTGCTATGTCGAACCGACCCTTGCCGAGGTTCCCGGCCATCTGCCCATCGTCTGCAAGGAGACCTTCGCCCCGATCCTCTACCTTCTCCGCTACGGGGGTGGCGTGGAAAATGCCATCGCCCTGAACAATGAGGTTGATCAGGGCCTCTCTTCGGCAATCTTCAGCACCAATCTCCAGGAGGTCGAGACATTTCTTTCGGCGCGCGGCTCCGACTGCGGCATCGCCAATGTCAACATCGGCACCTCCGGGGCCGAGATCGGCGGGGCCTTTGGTGGCGAAAAAGACACCGGCGGCGGCCGCGAATCCGGCTCGGATGCCTGGAAGGCCTATATGCGCCGGCAAACGGTGACCGTCAACTACGGCAGCGGCTTGCCTCTCGCCCAGGGCATCAAATTCGCGATAGAGGAGGACCTGTAG
- a CDS encoding acyl-CoA dehydratase activase has translation MTAEQYILGIDVGSVSAGFVVVDSQRRILHKGYAAHHGNVSATLRRLLEVVDLGEIGFVAATASTPSSLFAQARYNNQIAFITAAKKHHPQMRGLLVVGGEKFNLSTFNAFGNYLGSTTNTSCAAGTGSFLDQQAGRLQLADSAKLTEIACNCTGGCPQIASRCAVFAKTDLIHAQQEGYQLDEISNGLCHGLAKNIVDTLFSSGTAVSGEIVFCGGVAKNRAVTKHIAELTGLSLTVPENGHLYGALGACLLHLTELQNGQIDGKRLHLESLDDLFNAASIQPRQYYHPPLQLQLSQYPDFTSLDQYHSRRGKDGLEVEVDIYQDLAGRVEIDAYLGIDIGSTSTKAVLVDSDCEVLAGFYTRTAGRPLSAVQDIFFAIAEIEEKKGLRFAIKQSGTTGSGRKFIGKLIGADQIIDEITAHARAAYQLCPEVDTIIEIGGQDAKFTTMKNGRVTFSTMNSVCAAGTGSFIEEQAAKLGCPVDQYSARAENLSAPLTSDRCTVFMERDINHLLSEGYKVDEVLAAALHSVRENYLQKVATEKHIGKTVLFQGATAKNRALVAAFEQGLQQPILVSKFCHLTGALGTALILRDEGQTKTTFAGIGLHQKSISLSNTVCELCTNHCKISVAEVDGQKTAYGFLCGRDYEDQAYVARPSTAFDLLRERKRLGRTSRQTPAKGSSFVIGLPAAVYMVEDMHLWQRFFALLGIATISSESSEKAAKEGKKLSQAEFCAPIAAMHGHAKWLLDRADYVFMPIYLENKVKSGRRQYCYYSQFLPSLTAGLQAEDDGRFLRPVIKYLYTPFHTKMQLYRMLQGIAPGQWNFFEVSSAYDRAIEADQQYRQGLKDLYTARLASKEGSDISVVFVGRPYTLLSPSLNNNIPELFNNLGIDSYFQDMLSYNADDLTTLQPLLEEIHWEYAAKILEAATVIASTPGVYPVFVTSFKCSPDSFTVEYFKKIMDRHGKPYLILSLDGHDSSVGYETRIEAAIRAFRNHRDQGTGTEPLPVTYHSLNPQPAGALTGKHVLFPNWDHITCSLLTATLKREGFDTYLLEETEQTIRESLRHNSGQCIPLNAIAEDCMAFIRKNRLNPGDCVLWLNYSTMACNIRLYPHHIKQIFIDQGSGMEHITVYQGDISFSDISIRAAKNAYFAYMLGGMLQKVVCKVRPYETEKGRTDKILSKSIKVLADAFMGKRPIEKTLDEIVCQFEWIETAGRPRPKVAIFGDLYSRDNQVMNQDLIRFIEANGGEVVTTPYSEFCKMIARSYFRKWFNEGKYLDYLTGKALLTTMGAMEKSCAKILGRILDGPEPSYTDEPEEILARYHISVENTGESMDNILKIHYLTKHYPDLSLLVQASPALCCASLITEAMKARIEKHTGIPVVSVTYDGTGGCKNEIIAPYLKYPRLAGTAEIPAVLGRGAH, from the coding sequence ATGACAGCGGAACAGTATATTTTAGGAATTGACGTTGGGTCGGTCAGCGCAGGCTTTGTTGTGGTTGACAGCCAGAGACGCATTCTTCACAAGGGCTATGCCGCCCACCACGGAAATGTCTCCGCCACCCTCCGCCGGCTCCTGGAGGTCGTGGATCTTGGCGAGATAGGCTTTGTCGCGGCAACCGCCTCAACACCATCCTCTCTCTTTGCCCAGGCCAGATACAACAACCAGATCGCCTTCATCACCGCCGCCAAAAAACACCATCCGCAGATGCGCGGCCTGCTCGTTGTCGGCGGGGAAAAATTCAACCTGTCGACCTTCAATGCCTTCGGTAATTATCTCGGCAGTACCACCAACACCTCCTGCGCCGCCGGGACCGGCAGCTTTCTCGACCAGCAGGCCGGGCGGCTACAGCTTGCCGACAGCGCAAAACTCACGGAAATCGCCTGCAACTGCACCGGCGGCTGCCCGCAAATCGCCTCGCGCTGCGCCGTCTTTGCCAAGACCGATCTCATTCATGCCCAGCAAGAGGGCTATCAGCTTGACGAAATCAGCAACGGTCTATGCCACGGCCTAGCCAAGAATATTGTCGACACCCTGTTTTCCAGCGGGACTGCCGTTTCTGGGGAAATCGTCTTCTGCGGCGGGGTTGCCAAAAACCGGGCGGTGACCAAGCATATCGCCGAACTTACCGGCCTTTCCTTGACCGTACCCGAAAACGGCCATCTGTATGGCGCCCTTGGGGCCTGCCTGCTCCATTTAACCGAACTGCAAAACGGGCAAATCGACGGTAAGCGCCTTCATCTCGAAAGCCTCGACGATCTGTTCAATGCCGCCTCGATCCAGCCACGCCAATACTACCATCCACCTCTGCAGCTGCAGCTTTCCCAATACCCCGATTTCACAAGCCTTGACCAATATCACAGCCGTCGTGGCAAGGATGGCCTGGAAGTGGAGGTCGATATCTATCAAGACCTTGCCGGAAGGGTGGAAATTGATGCCTATCTCGGCATCGATATCGGTTCGACCAGTACCAAGGCGGTACTGGTCGACAGCGACTGCGAGGTTCTTGCCGGTTTTTACACCCGGACCGCTGGCCGGCCTCTCAGCGCCGTACAGGATATCTTCTTTGCCATTGCTGAGATTGAGGAGAAAAAGGGTCTCCGTTTTGCTATCAAACAAAGCGGTACCACCGGTTCCGGACGGAAATTCATCGGCAAATTGATCGGTGCCGATCAGATTATCGATGAAATCACCGCCCATGCCCGGGCGGCCTACCAATTGTGCCCGGAGGTGGATACGATCATCGAGATCGGCGGCCAGGACGCCAAATTTACCACCATGAAGAATGGCCGGGTAACCTTTTCGACCATGAACAGCGTCTGCGCCGCCGGGACCGGCTCCTTTATCGAGGAACAGGCCGCCAAACTCGGCTGCCCGGTCGACCAGTACTCGGCCCGCGCCGAAAACCTCAGCGCCCCGCTGACCAGCGACCGCTGCACGGTCTTTATGGAGCGGGATATCAACCACCTGTTGAGCGAAGGCTATAAAGTCGATGAGGTCCTCGCCGCCGCCCTCCATTCAGTGCGGGAGAACTACCTGCAGAAGGTGGCAACGGAAAAACACATCGGCAAAACCGTGCTGTTCCAAGGCGCCACCGCCAAAAACCGGGCTCTGGTTGCCGCCTTTGAGCAAGGCCTGCAGCAGCCGATCCTCGTCTCCAAATTTTGCCACCTGACCGGCGCACTCGGGACCGCTCTGATCCTCCGCGACGAAGGGCAAACAAAAACCACCTTTGCCGGCATCGGCCTGCATCAGAAGTCAATCAGCCTCAGCAACACGGTCTGCGAGCTGTGCACCAACCACTGCAAAATCAGCGTTGCCGAGGTCGATGGCCAGAAAACCGCCTACGGTTTTCTCTGCGGCCGGGATTATGAAGACCAGGCCTATGTCGCCAGACCATCGACGGCCTTCGATCTCCTGCGCGAGCGAAAGCGCCTGGGTCGCACGTCCAGGCAAACCCCGGCCAAGGGCAGCAGCTTCGTTATCGGCCTACCTGCCGCCGTATATATGGTGGAAGACATGCACCTGTGGCAGCGGTTTTTTGCCCTCTTAGGCATCGCCACCATCTCCTCGGAGTCCTCCGAAAAGGCTGCAAAAGAGGGCAAAAAACTCAGTCAGGCGGAATTCTGTGCCCCCATCGCCGCCATGCACGGCCATGCCAAGTGGCTTCTCGACCGAGCCGATTACGTTTTTATGCCCATTTATCTGGAAAACAAGGTGAAAAGCGGCCGTCGGCAATACTGTTATTACAGCCAGTTTCTACCCTCTCTGACCGCCGGTTTGCAGGCGGAGGACGATGGGCGGTTTCTCCGGCCGGTAATAAAATACCTGTACACGCCGTTTCATACCAAGATGCAGCTGTACAGAATGCTGCAGGGCATTGCCCCGGGGCAATGGAACTTCTTCGAGGTTTCCTCCGCCTACGACCGCGCCATAGAGGCCGACCAGCAGTACCGGCAAGGTCTGAAAGACCTGTATACGGCGCGACTGGCAAGCAAGGAAGGCTCAGATATCAGCGTCGTCTTCGTCGGCCGCCCGTACACCCTGCTGTCCCCTTCACTGAACAATAACATCCCGGAACTTTTCAATAATCTCGGCATTGACAGCTATTTCCAGGACATGCTCAGTTACAACGCTGACGACCTCACCACCCTGCAGCCCCTGCTCGAAGAGATCCATTGGGAATATGCGGCGAAGATCCTTGAGGCAGCGACGGTTATCGCATCAACCCCGGGTGTGTATCCGGTATTTGTCACCTCCTTCAAATGCTCACCCGACTCCTTTACCGTCGAGTATTTCAAGAAGATCATGGACCGGCACGGTAAACCCTATCTCATCCTGTCGCTTGATGGCCACGATTCGAGCGTCGGCTATGAAACGCGCATCGAGGCCGCCATCCGCGCCTTCCGCAACCACCGCGACCAGGGAACCGGAACGGAGCCGCTGCCGGTCACCTACCACAGCCTCAACCCGCAGCCGGCCGGTGCGCTTACCGGTAAACATGTTCTCTTCCCCAACTGGGACCACATTACCTGCAGTCTCCTCACCGCCACCCTAAAACGCGAAGGTTTCGACACCTATCTCCTTGAGGAGACGGAGCAGACGATCCGCGAGAGTCTGCGCCACAATTCCGGTCAGTGTATCCCGCTCAACGCCATCGCCGAGGACTGCATGGCCTTTATCAGGAAAAATCGGCTCAATCCGGGGGATTGCGTCCTGTGGCTGAACTATTCGACCATGGCCTGCAACATCCGTTTGTACCCGCACCATATCAAGCAGATCTTTATCGACCAGGGCAGCGGCATGGAGCATATCACCGTTTATCAAGGCGATATATCATTTTCGGACATCTCCATCAGGGCAGCGAAAAATGCCTATTTTGCCTACATGCTCGGCGGAATGCTGCAGAAGGTCGTCTGCAAGGTCCGCCCCTACGAAACCGAAAAAGGCCGAACCGACAAAATCCTGAGTAAAAGTATCAAGGTCCTCGCCGATGCCTTTATGGGCAAACGGCCCATCGAAAAGACCCTCGACGAGATCGTCTGCCAGTTCGAGTGGATTGAAACCGCCGGCCGGCCCCGTCCGAAGGTGGCAATCTTCGGCGACCTCTATTCCCGCGACAACCAGGTCATGAATCAAGACCTGATCCGCTTTATCGAGGCGAACGGCGGCGAGGTGGTCACCACCCCCTACAGCGAATTCTGCAAGATGATTGCTCGCAGTTACTTCCGTAAGTGGTTTAACGAGGGGAAATATCTCGATTATCTGACCGGCAAGGCCCTCCTCACCACCATGGGTGCCATGGAAAAAAGCTGCGCAAAAATTCTCGGCCGGATACTTGACGGCCCGGAGCCCAGCTATACCGACGAGCCGGAGGAAATCCTGGCCAGGTACCATATTTCCGTTGAAAATACCGGGGAGTCAATGGACAACATCCTGAAAATCCATTACCTTACCAAACATTATCCGGATCTGTCGCTGCTCGTTCAGGCAAGCCCTGCCCTGTGCTGCGCCTCACTCATCACCGAGGCGATGAAGGCGCGGATAGAAAAACACACAGGAATTCCCGTCGTCTCGGTAACCTATGACGGAACTGGCGGATGCAAGAACGAGATCATCGCCCCCTATCTCAAATATCCGCGGCTGGCCGGAACGGCAGAAATCCCGGCAGTCTTGGGACGGGGGGCACACTGA